The Parvibaculaceae bacterium PLY_AMNH_Bact1 genome window below encodes:
- a CDS encoding MBL fold metallo-hydrolase (Derived by automated computational analysis using gene prediction method: Protein Homology.), which yields MLRVLLISFIALVAIAAGVLHFRFDLAMAALSSDSPPPLLDKRGLSATEKWFDDYYTVDTIDDRTHVIGEPRASGPVFSYLIEGRERAILFDVGYPSANILPVVESLTNKPVLAVPSHLHYDHVGNLERFEEVALLDTSQRRAQMEGDMFSPTHTQYLGSAEGHNNPSWKITKWLSDGETIDLGDRTIRVVFTPGHTDESISVWDEANNQFFTGDYIYEGPLYAFLPNSSLTDYLTVAENLLLTLPGETKLYTAHRMNITGTPILEMRDIVELRDTLEAVRDGEISGAGFFPTRYPVNERIDLDADIPWYQDWQN from the coding sequence ATGCTGCGCGTTTTACTCATTTCATTCATTGCTCTAGTCGCAATTGCCGCAGGCGTCCTCCACTTTCGATTTGATCTCGCCATGGCTGCCCTCTCGTCAGACAGCCCTCCGCCCCTCCTTGATAAGCGAGGGCTCTCTGCCACAGAAAAATGGTTTGATGACTACTACACAGTCGACACCATTGATGATCGCACTCATGTCATCGGCGAGCCCCGCGCCAGCGGCCCCGTGTTTTCCTACCTTATCGAAGGCCGCGAGAGAGCCATTCTGTTCGATGTTGGATATCCGTCCGCCAACATCTTGCCCGTTGTGGAGAGCCTTACTAACAAGCCTGTCCTCGCAGTTCCCTCCCACCTTCACTATGATCATGTTGGCAATCTGGAACGTTTTGAAGAAGTCGCGTTGCTGGACACATCACAAAGACGCGCTCAGATGGAAGGCGACATGTTCTCGCCAACACACACGCAATACCTGGGGTCGGCTGAAGGGCACAATAATCCAAGCTGGAAGATCACCAAATGGCTTTCAGATGGGGAAACAATCGACCTCGGCGACAGAACCATAAGAGTTGTCTTCACACCGGGCCATACGGACGAATCCATTTCGGTTTGGGATGAAGCAAACAACCAATTCTTCACAGGTGACTATATCTACGAAGGGCCGCTCTACGCGTTTCTCCCCAACTCATCTCTCACCGACTATTTGACGGTCGCAGAAAACCTCCTTCTCACCCTGCCCGGCGAGACCAAGCTCTATACCGCCCATCGGATGAACATCACCGGCACACCTATTCTCGAAATGAGAGACATTGTTGAGCTCCGCGATACGTTGGAGGCGGTGCGGGACGGTGAGATTTCTGGCGCAGGTTTTTTCCCAACGCGCTATCCGGTGAACGAACGGATCGACCTCGACGCGGACATTCCCTGGTATCAGGACTGGCAGAATTGA
- a CDS encoding TetR/AcrR family transcriptional regulator (Derived by automated computational analysis using gene prediction method: Protein Homology.): MATTTTPARTQSDRSMEMRQKLIAATIQSLIDKGYARTTAVEVCARAGVTRGALFHHFESLPALIAVALSDTYDRLLLESCPSETDTTIEQWITWAWSRVSQREFKAVIEIWLASRNDPDSTADIQPAIERYKAIFTPSEHNVLFKRFGSDKKAGAFYRLAAETMFGLALGRATNPDGAALDHEAIVLDQLRAYAREIDAQ, encoded by the coding sequence ATGGCAACAACAACCACACCTGCCCGCACCCAGTCAGACCGCTCAATGGAGATGCGGCAAAAACTGATCGCAGCGACCATTCAATCTCTGATCGACAAGGGATATGCGCGGACAACCGCCGTCGAAGTCTGCGCCAGGGCCGGCGTCACCCGCGGGGCCCTCTTCCATCATTTTGAGAGCCTGCCGGCGCTGATCGCGGTCGCGTTAAGCGACACTTATGACCGCCTGTTGCTCGAGTCGTGTCCAAGCGAAACGGACACCACCATTGAACAGTGGATCACATGGGCCTGGTCCCGCGTCAGCCAAAGAGAGTTCAAAGCCGTCATCGAAATCTGGCTGGCCTCCCGCAACGACCCGGACTCCACAGCCGACATCCAACCGGCCATTGAACGCTACAAAGCGATATTCACACCCTCCGAACACAATGTGCTCTTCAAGCGCTTTGGGTCAGACAAAAAGGCCGGCGCCTTCTACCGGCTGGCAGCAGAGACCATGTTTGGCCTGGCCCTTGGGCGAGCAACAAATCCTGACGGCGCGGCGCTCGACCATGAAGCGATCGTCCTAGACCAACTCCGTGCCTATGCCCGAGAGATTGACGCCCAATGA
- a CDS encoding molybdenum cofactor guanylyltransferase (Derived by automated computational analysis using gene prediction method: Protein Homology.) — protein MTVIAGLIYAGGESSRFGADKATALLQGRRLIDHVAERLEPQVTTFAVAGPVELTGAPCLDDGIHSNKGPLAGLLAGLNWAKDLADTTWLVTAPCDVPLLPTNLVALLTENLTDTPRILNIEERWQTGCALWPTSAAPLLENTLIENEDLSLHRALRSLNVEVIETSPETLDGSFLNINTQDDLIEFAKEVPGSRVS, from the coding sequence ATGACTGTCATCGCAGGACTGATTTATGCAGGCGGCGAAAGCAGCCGCTTTGGTGCCGACAAGGCAACAGCCCTGCTCCAGGGACGTCGACTTATCGACCATGTCGCAGAACGTCTTGAGCCTCAGGTGACAACATTTGCAGTTGCAGGTCCGGTAGAACTGACTGGCGCGCCCTGCCTCGACGATGGAATACACTCGAACAAAGGTCCCCTAGCGGGCCTGCTGGCGGGGCTCAACTGGGCCAAGGATCTCGCCGACACTACCTGGCTTGTAACCGCGCCCTGCGACGTTCCTCTTTTGCCGACAAACCTCGTCGCCCTTCTCACTGAAAACCTCACGGACACTCCCAGAATATTGAACATCGAAGAACGCTGGCAGACAGGGTGCGCGCTCTGGCCGACAAGCGCAGCCCCGCTCCTCGAGAACACGCTCATCGAGAACGAAGACCTTTCGCTGCATCGCGCCCTTCGGTCCCTCAATGTGGAGGTAATAGAAACCTCTCCGGAAACCCTCGACGGATCCTTTCTGAACATCAACACCCAAGACGATCTCATTGAGTTCGCAAAGGAAGTGCCTGGTTCTCGCGTTAGCTGA
- a CDS encoding helix-turn-helix domain-containing protein (Derived by automated computational analysis using gene prediction method: Protein Homology.), with translation MLSRPFMTTQDVAELLKVRESTVRSWIRQEELRAVKIGREFRVAVKDLEAFVNEHSTRAPSWQA, from the coding sequence ATGCTGAGTAGGCCATTTATGACGACGCAGGACGTCGCAGAACTGCTGAAGGTCCGTGAGTCAACGGTGCGGTCCTGGATCAGGCAAGAAGAATTGCGGGCGGTGAAGATCGGCCGGGAGTTTCGGGTGGCGGTGAAGGATCTGGAAGCCTTCGTCAATGAACATTCCACCCGTGCACCCAGCTGGCAGGCTTAA
- a CDS encoding calcium/sodium antiporter (Derived by automated computational analysis using gene prediction method: Protein Homology. GO_component: GO:0016020 - membrane [Evidence IEA]; GO_process: GO:0098662 - inorganic cation transmembrane transport [Evidence IEA]), with translation MDIIFLVVGLVLLFLGGEAILRGSIAVAHRFHLSTLFVSMVIVGFGTSLPELMVSLTAAMGGVPDIALGNVAGSNIANILLILGFAAILAPVACSGREVKRDALAVVLASIVLVGLSFNGVVDRAAGTVMVAALVTYLTFAFLVERRNGKNGKDILQRVERDISASRISLSTAVLFCLAGLVFLAGGAYALVEGATAIARQLGVSDAIIGLTLVAIGTSLPELATVIVAAYRRHADVVMGNVLGSNLFNVLGILGTTAIVTPMPITGRIADIDVWIVLGVALLLAPLVWRRPSIGRAEGFVFLSLYVLYTAWVYSVDII, from the coding sequence ATGGATATTATATTTCTTGTAGTTGGTTTAGTGCTGTTGTTCTTGGGCGGTGAAGCGATCCTTCGCGGAAGCATCGCTGTTGCGCACAGATTTCATCTGTCCACCTTGTTCGTGAGCATGGTGATTGTCGGCTTCGGCACGTCGCTTCCGGAACTGATGGTATCGTTGACTGCTGCCATGGGCGGGGTGCCTGACATTGCGCTTGGCAATGTGGCCGGGTCCAATATCGCCAACATCCTTCTTATTCTGGGGTTTGCCGCGATCCTGGCTCCCGTTGCTTGCAGCGGACGGGAGGTGAAACGAGACGCGCTTGCGGTGGTGCTCGCAAGTATCGTATTGGTTGGCCTTTCTTTTAATGGTGTTGTGGACCGGGCGGCCGGAACTGTCATGGTTGCAGCGCTTGTTACCTATCTCACCTTTGCGTTTCTTGTTGAGCGCCGGAATGGCAAGAATGGGAAGGATATCCTGCAGCGGGTTGAACGGGATATCAGCGCGTCTCGGATCTCTCTCTCGACAGCCGTCCTATTCTGCTTGGCCGGTCTCGTGTTTCTGGCAGGCGGTGCTTACGCACTTGTTGAGGGAGCAACAGCGATTGCACGGCAACTTGGTGTGTCCGACGCGATTATTGGGCTGACGCTTGTGGCGATAGGCACGTCATTGCCAGAGCTTGCCACGGTCATTGTTGCAGCTTATCGCCGTCATGCAGATGTGGTGATGGGCAATGTTTTGGGCAGCAATCTGTTTAATGTGCTCGGCATTCTGGGTACGACTGCAATTGTGACACCGATGCCGATCACAGGCCGCATTGCGGATATTGATGTTTGGATCGTTCTCGGGGTTGCGCTGTTGCTGGCACCGCTGGTGTGGCGCCGCCCTTCTATCGGACGAGCGGAGGGTTTTGTCTTTCTGTCGCTCTATGTGCTCTACACCGCGTGGGTCTATTCCGTGGATATCATCTGA
- a CDS encoding carboxymuconolactone decarboxylase family protein (Derived by automated computational analysis using gene prediction method: Protein Homology.), with amino-acid sequence MTGTDRVTLVKTVPDALGAFGSVETMFENCPVDPLLRHLVKLRVSQINGCAYCVNMHTGEARGDNETEARLDHLVVWRNTDLFTAGEKAALAWSEALTVQGSGADLTLLHANLLEHFSQEQVDYLTLIIVMINTWNRLQVSNHNATF; translated from the coding sequence ATGACTGGAACGGATAGAGTTACGCTTGTGAAAACAGTTCCCGATGCGCTTGGCGCCTTTGGAAGCGTTGAGACGATGTTTGAGAACTGTCCTGTTGATCCCCTGTTGCGGCATCTTGTGAAGCTGCGCGTCTCGCAGATCAATGGCTGTGCCTATTGTGTGAACATGCATACCGGCGAAGCCAGGGGTGACAATGAAACAGAGGCGCGTCTCGATCATCTCGTGGTCTGGCGTAACACTGATTTGTTTACGGCGGGAGAAAAAGCGGCGCTTGCCTGGAGCGAGGCTCTGACGGTTCAGGGCAGCGGTGCCGATCTCACGCTGCTGCATGCGAACCTGCTTGAGCATTTCTCGCAAGAGCAGGTTGACTATCTGACGCTGATTATTGTGATGATCAACACCTGGAACAGGCTGCAGGTGTCCAACCATAATGCGACGTTCTAA
- a CDS encoding HAD family phosphatase (Derived by automated computational analysis using gene prediction method: Protein Homology.) — protein sequence MTSVRPSLVIFDCDGVLVDTEHVANQLLSRLVTEAGAPLTYEECRKRFLGKSMKTVQAEVEELAGRSLPEDWHLMVRTQSIKVFGDGIEAIPHVKTQILRLQDQGTPYCVASSGQIAKMHATLGSSGLLPLVENVLFSADMVKRGKPAPDLFLHAANTMGHAPETCVVIEDSRPGVEAGIAAGMRVLGYAGDPMTDGAALEATGATVFTSMEQLPELLRL from the coding sequence ATGACTAGCGTGCGGCCTTCTTTAGTGATTTTCGATTGCGATGGTGTGCTTGTTGATACCGAGCATGTGGCCAATCAGCTGCTTTCCCGTCTGGTGACCGAGGCAGGAGCACCTCTCACGTATGAAGAATGCCGCAAACGCTTTTTGGGTAAATCCATGAAGACGGTTCAAGCAGAAGTGGAGGAGCTTGCTGGTCGATCACTGCCGGAAGACTGGCACTTGATGGTGCGCACTCAGTCGATCAAAGTGTTTGGCGATGGAATAGAAGCCATTCCGCATGTCAAAACACAAATCCTCCGGTTGCAGGATCAGGGAACTCCTTATTGTGTGGCGTCCTCCGGGCAGATCGCAAAAATGCACGCGACACTCGGCAGTTCAGGGCTTCTACCTTTGGTCGAAAATGTGCTTTTCAGTGCGGATATGGTGAAGCGGGGCAAGCCCGCGCCGGATCTTTTCCTTCATGCGGCGAATACCATGGGGCATGCACCGGAAACTTGTGTCGTGATTGAAGACAGCCGTCCAGGTGTGGAGGCGGGTATTGCTGCAGGCATGCGGGTGCTTGGGTATGCGGGCGACCCGATGACCGATGGTGCGGCCCTTGAGGCGACTGGTGCAACAGTCTTTACAAGTATGGAGCAGTTGCCGGAGTTGCTAAGGCTTTAA
- a CDS encoding peroxiredoxin (Derived by automated computational analysis using gene prediction method: Protein Homology.) codes for MSVLVGKAAPDFTAAAVLADGDIVDDFNLTEHLKGHYGVIFFYPLDFTFVCPSEILAFSNRVPAFEERNTKVIAVSVDSQYSHFAWRNTAPNEGGLGPVQFPMVADITKQIARDYDVLIQEDGVALRGTFLIDKDGIVRHQLVNDLPIGRNVDEAIRTLDALQFHEEHGDVCPAGWNKGDEGMTADADGVAKYLGEHAEAL; via the coding sequence ATGAGCGTATTGGTCGGCAAAGCCGCCCCCGATTTCACCGCAGCTGCCGTTCTCGCCGATGGCGACATCGTTGATGACTTCAACCTCACCGAGCACCTGAAGGGCCACTATGGCGTCATCTTCTTCTATCCGCTCGACTTCACCTTTGTCTGCCCGTCAGAAATCCTGGCTTTTTCAAACCGGGTTCCCGCCTTTGAAGAGCGTAACACCAAGGTGATTGCCGTTTCTGTCGACAGTCAATACAGCCACTTTGCCTGGCGGAATACCGCGCCAAATGAAGGTGGCCTGGGGCCCGTCCAGTTCCCTATGGTTGCAGATATTACAAAGCAAATCGCGCGCGACTATGACGTCCTGATCCAGGAAGACGGCGTGGCGCTCCGCGGTACGTTCCTCATCGACAAGGACGGCATTGTCCGCCATCAACTCGTCAATGACCTGCCGATCGGCCGGAATGTGGACGAAGCCATCCGCACCCTCGACGCTCTCCAGTTCCATGAAGAGCATGGCGATGTCTGCCCGGCAGGCTGGAACAAAGGCGACGAAGGCATGACCGCCGACGCGGACGGTGTCGCTAAGTATCTGGGAGAGCACGCAGAAGCGCTCTAG
- the trxB gene encoding thioredoxin-disulfide reductase (Derived by automated computational analysis using gene prediction method: Protein Homology. GO_function: GO:0004791 - thioredoxin-disulfide reductase activity [Evidence IEA]), with translation MSNQHHSKVTIIGSGPAGYTAAIYAARAMLEPTIIQGIQPGGQLTITTEVENYPGFAEEIQGPWLMEQMEGQARNVGTNIVSDTITEVDLKATPIRMVGDSGDIYTTDALIISTGAQAKWLGLPSEEKFQGFGVSACATCDGFFYRGKEVIVVGGGNTAVEEALFLTNFASKVTVVHRRNEFRCEKILADRLSKNDKIEVVWDTVVAEIVGDTDPLGVTGAKVRNIKTGEESTINADGVFIAIGHAPSTELFVDQLETKQGGYLITAPDSTATSIPGVYAAGDVTDDIYRQAVTAAGMGCMAALEAEKFLAAKESVAEAAE, from the coding sequence ATGTCGAACCAGCATCATTCAAAAGTGACCATTATCGGCTCAGGCCCCGCAGGCTACACAGCCGCCATTTATGCCGCCCGTGCGATGCTGGAACCGACAATCATTCAGGGCATCCAGCCGGGCGGTCAGCTGACCATCACCACGGAAGTGGAAAACTACCCAGGCTTTGCTGAAGAAATTCAGGGCCCCTGGCTGATGGAACAGATGGAAGGCCAGGCCCGCAATGTCGGCACCAACATCGTGTCCGACACCATCACCGAAGTAGACCTGAAAGCAACGCCCATCCGCATGGTAGGTGACAGCGGCGACATCTACACAACCGATGCGCTCATCATCTCAACCGGCGCGCAAGCCAAATGGCTAGGTCTGCCATCGGAAGAAAAATTCCAGGGTTTTGGCGTCTCTGCCTGCGCAACCTGCGATGGCTTTTTCTATCGCGGCAAGGAAGTCATCGTTGTCGGTGGCGGCAACACAGCCGTGGAAGAAGCTCTCTTCCTCACAAATTTCGCAAGCAAGGTGACCGTCGTTCATCGCCGGAACGAATTCCGCTGCGAAAAAATTCTGGCTGATCGGCTTTCAAAGAACGACAAGATCGAAGTTGTCTGGGACACGGTTGTTGCCGAAATTGTCGGCGACACCGACCCGCTTGGCGTCACAGGCGCGAAAGTGCGCAACATCAAAACCGGCGAAGAGAGCACCATCAATGCAGACGGTGTCTTCATCGCCATTGGCCATGCACCATCAACGGAACTCTTCGTCGACCAGCTGGAAACCAAACAGGGTGGTTATCTGATTACAGCACCCGACAGCACCGCGACCTCTATTCCAGGCGTTTATGCCGCCGGTGACGTGACCGACGATATTTATCGCCAAGCGGTCACAGCTGCAGGCATGGGCTGCATGGCCGCGCTGGAAGCTGAAAAATTTCTTGCGGCAAAAGAGTCCGTCGCTGAAGCAGCTGAATAG
- a CDS encoding MBL fold metallo-hydrolase (Derived by automated computational analysis using gene prediction method: Protein Homology.), translated as MARIVRTGIVAGAVLIVLVGAAYVFRTPLLLKAIELAGAPPLVDQEKVLLGEQEVWADDFYTVERLDAQTFAISEPRYFRDVYSYLVVGEREALLIDSGSPLRDISSIVGQLTNKPVSVIATHLHFDHVGNHTRFEKILMPDLGTLRARTREGRFVPEALEHLGQVEGYEISGWEVGGWWPVGTEIDLGRRAVTLLATPGHTPDSISIWDRANNRLFMGDYAGDGEIYAFLPNSSLGAYLETTERLLNDLPPETLLFAAHGGAETKAVPSVGTQNLMDLRDGLLAMRDGRLAGTGFWPRAYPINRNTHVLADWTGPGGSSWDFD; from the coding sequence ATGGCACGCATTGTGCGGACCGGAATTGTGGCCGGCGCGGTTCTCATTGTGCTGGTAGGTGCGGCTTATGTGTTTCGAACACCCCTGCTTCTTAAAGCTATTGAGTTGGCGGGTGCACCGCCGCTTGTAGACCAAGAAAAAGTGTTGCTCGGCGAACAAGAGGTCTGGGCGGACGACTTTTATACGGTCGAACGCCTGGATGCTCAAACGTTTGCGATCAGTGAGCCGCGCTATTTTCGCGATGTTTATTCGTATCTTGTTGTTGGGGAGCGTGAAGCCCTGCTTATCGATAGTGGATCACCGCTCAGAGATATCAGTTCCATTGTGGGTCAACTCACCAACAAACCGGTCAGTGTCATTGCTACCCATCTCCATTTTGACCATGTGGGAAACCACACCCGGTTCGAGAAGATACTGATGCCAGATCTTGGCACCCTTCGCGCGCGAACCCGAGAGGGACGATTTGTACCTGAGGCCCTGGAACATTTGGGGCAGGTTGAGGGCTATGAGATTTCTGGATGGGAGGTGGGCGGCTGGTGGCCTGTCGGCACCGAGATCGATCTCGGCAGGCGTGCTGTGACGCTGCTTGCCACGCCCGGGCACACGCCAGATTCGATTTCCATTTGGGATAGAGCCAACAATCGTCTTTTTATGGGTGATTATGCTGGCGACGGAGAGATATATGCTTTCCTGCCGAACTCCAGTTTGGGCGCCTACCTTGAAACGACAGAACGTCTTTTGAACGACCTGCCGCCTGAAACGCTTCTGTTTGCGGCCCATGGTGGCGCGGAAACAAAAGCAGTGCCGAGCGTCGGTACGCAGAACCTGATGGACCTGCGCGATGGTCTTCTGGCTATGCGCGACGGTCGTCTTGCTGGAACAGGCTTCTGGCCTCGTGCCTATCCCATCAATCGCAATACACACGTGCTGGCCGATTGGACCGGCCCGGGTGGGTCCAGTTGGGATTTTGACTAA
- a CDS encoding HAD family hydrolase (Derived by automated computational analysis using gene prediction method: Protein Homology.), giving the protein MPMLPLMKETSLVIFDCDGVLVDTETIGGAMFASHARAEGYSGSHEMCLKLFRGRSMKSAIEIIEADIGRPLPADWGQDKIEEVEAVFRRSVDPIPYVHHVADSLENEGLARCVASSARISHIENSVEKIGLADHFSGNLFSATMVERGKPAPDLFLHAAREMGHEPPRAVVIEDSLPGVRAGIAAGMRVYGYVGDEVTDGRALAEAGATVFDDMRRLPTLMGL; this is encoded by the coding sequence ATGCCTATGCTACCGCTGATGAAAGAGACCTCTCTGGTGATTTTCGATTGCGATGGTGTGCTGGTGGATACGGAGACCATCGGCGGTGCGATGTTTGCCTCCCATGCGCGCGCAGAAGGGTATTCGGGCAGCCATGAAATGTGCCTTAAACTTTTCCGTGGCCGATCCATGAAATCAGCTATCGAGATCATCGAGGCAGACATTGGTCGACCTCTTCCTGCCGATTGGGGACAGGACAAAATAGAAGAAGTAGAGGCTGTTTTTCGCCGGTCCGTCGATCCAATCCCTTATGTGCATCATGTAGCTGACTCGCTCGAAAATGAGGGACTTGCGCGCTGTGTTGCGTCCTCTGCGCGTATCAGTCATATCGAAAACTCGGTGGAGAAGATCGGACTCGCCGACCATTTCTCGGGCAATCTCTTTAGCGCGACAATGGTCGAGAGGGGCAAGCCTGCACCTGATCTGTTTCTACATGCGGCGCGTGAGATGGGGCATGAACCTCCAAGAGCTGTTGTGATCGAGGATAGCCTTCCCGGTGTTCGGGCGGGCATTGCTGCGGGCATGCGTGTGTACGGCTATGTTGGGGATGAGGTTACTGATGGACGGGCATTGGCAGAGGCTGGGGCAACCGTCTTTGATGATATGCGTAGACTGCCAACTTTGATGGGGCTGTGA
- a CDS encoding universal stress protein (Derived by automated computational analysis using gene prediction method: Protein Homology.): MATDLSARSDRALERAVNLAGQHKARLVILNIIDEDLPASVQDRVRDATLKEIQSSLEKVDGAKALSPTIDAIAGKDYRDILDHADEIAADLIVMGIHRNEAGNKPIAGTTMERVIRKGQQPVLVVPNRTEGAYRKVAIGVDFSAFSRIAIRQALSLAPGAEFNAIHSYHVPFGGFQRGRETRNAYRDEHERALTQLIEEEMETLIASATTNAKPDIPFHTTVKQGETQSVIRSEVDRLQPDLLVLGTHGRVGLTHALLGSIAETFLNNPPCDVLVVKAW; encoded by the coding sequence ATGGCGACCGATCTCTCGGCACGCTCTGATAGAGCCCTTGAACGCGCAGTGAACCTCGCGGGCCAACACAAGGCACGATTGGTCATACTCAACATTATCGATGAGGATCTGCCCGCGTCGGTCCAGGATCGCGTGCGGGACGCCACGCTGAAAGAAATCCAGAGCAGTCTCGAAAAAGTCGATGGGGCGAAGGCGCTGAGCCCGACAATCGACGCCATTGCAGGCAAAGACTATCGCGACATATTGGACCATGCAGACGAGATTGCCGCGGATCTTATCGTTATGGGTATCCATCGGAATGAGGCAGGGAACAAACCGATTGCGGGCACCACAATGGAGCGTGTTATTCGCAAAGGACAACAGCCCGTGCTGGTGGTTCCCAACAGAACAGAGGGCGCTTACAGGAAGGTCGCTATCGGGGTCGACTTTTCAGCCTTCTCCCGCATCGCCATTCGTCAGGCTCTGTCCCTAGCGCCAGGCGCTGAGTTTAACGCCATCCATTCTTACCACGTGCCCTTCGGCGGGTTTCAACGGGGGCGCGAAACCCGAAACGCCTATAGAGACGAACACGAACGGGCTCTGACCCAGCTGATTGAAGAAGAGATGGAAACACTGATCGCGTCTGCAACAACAAACGCCAAGCCTGACATCCCTTTCCACACGACCGTGAAGCAGGGAGAAACCCAATCCGTCATTCGCTCAGAGGTAGACAGGTTGCAACCTGATCTCCTGGTGCTCGGCACCCATGGACGCGTCGGGCTCACCCATGCGCTGCTCGGCAGCATTGCCGAGACCTTCCTCAACAATCCGCCCTGTGACGTACTCGTGGTGAAAGCCTGGTAG